A genome region from Sphingorhabdus sp. SMR4y includes the following:
- a CDS encoding alginate export family protein: MKKRNIISYAALAGAALATPSFAQAKTGDPVIIAEGLTLDPIFDARLAYEHVDQPLSSADSLTMRTRAGLELASDIGLSFLVESEATLGIINDYNDTNIGNGVEPYSVVADPENIELNRIQLQFAKKDKGSLTVGRQRINIDDQRFVGSVGWRQNEQTFDAVSGSLTALKPLTLEATYAISQRTIFGADAGVREDFDGDFIFLGAGAKLGPLNLKSFAYLLDFDAGQPVSLSSSATYGLRATAKLPVAEGFALDLAGSYAVQKDYKANPADYSVDYIAGSVGTSYSGFSLKLGYERLGSDGAGNRFQTPLATLHKFNGWADVFLSTPPAGLEDKYVSVAKKFNLLGGVTASAAYHDFSSDAGSIDYGTEFDAALNFKINVVSVGLKYANYNADGFAVDTEKFWLRLGYRF, translated from the coding sequence ATGAAAAAAAGAAATATAATTTCATATGCAGCATTGGCGGGAGCCGCACTGGCGACACCTTCCTTTGCGCAGGCCAAGACGGGCGATCCGGTCATCATTGCCGAAGGCTTGACACTGGACCCGATATTCGACGCTCGGCTCGCCTATGAGCATGTTGACCAGCCGCTATCGAGTGCGGACTCCCTGACAATGCGGACACGGGCCGGACTGGAATTGGCCAGTGATATCGGGCTGTCCTTTCTGGTTGAAAGTGAAGCGACGCTGGGAATCATCAACGACTATAACGACACCAATATTGGCAACGGCGTCGAACCGTATTCCGTCGTGGCCGACCCTGAAAATATCGAACTGAACCGCATTCAACTGCAGTTCGCCAAAAAGGACAAGGGTAGCCTTACCGTAGGGCGCCAGAGGATTAATATTGACGACCAGCGTTTTGTCGGCAGCGTAGGCTGGCGGCAGAATGAGCAGACATTTGATGCTGTCAGTGGATCTCTGACAGCATTGAAGCCACTGACGCTGGAAGCCACTTACGCGATTTCCCAGCGGACCATTTTCGGTGCGGATGCCGGTGTGCGTGAAGACTTTGACGGGGATTTTATCTTTCTGGGCGCAGGCGCAAAACTTGGTCCGCTCAATCTGAAAAGCTTTGCCTATTTGCTCGACTTTGACGCAGGTCAGCCGGTTTCCCTGAGTTCCAGCGCCACTTATGGTTTGCGTGCAACGGCAAAGCTTCCGGTCGCCGAGGGTTTTGCGTTGGACCTGGCCGGCAGCTATGCCGTGCAGAAGGACTATAAAGCCAACCCCGCCGACTACTCCGTCGACTATATCGCCGGTTCTGTTGGCACGTCCTATTCCGGTTTCAGCTTGAAGCTGGGGTATGAACGGCTGGGCAGCGATGGCGCGGGCAACCGTTTCCAGACCCCGCTTGCGACGCTGCACAAGTTCAACGGTTGGGCCGACGTCTTTCTCAGCACACCACCGGCGGGTCTGGAAGACAAATATGTCAGCGTGGCCAAGAAGTTCAATCTGCTCGGCGGCGTCACCGCGAGCGCAGCCTATCATGATTTTAGCAGCGATGCGGGAAGTATCGACTACGGCACGGAATTTGATGCAGCGCTCAATTTCAAGATCAACGTTGTCAGCGTCGGCCTGAAATACGCCAATTACAATGCGGACGGCTTTGCCGTCGATACCGAGAAATTCTGGCTGCGGCTGGGATATCGTTTCTAA
- the nirB gene encoding nitrite reductase large subunit NirB — protein sequence MNAPVTLKDKQGHASPDERERLVVIGNGMAGCRAVEEILARDADRYAITIFGAEPRVNYDRIMLSPVLAGDKSFEEIIINDQSWYDDNGIELVSGDAIIAIKRDAKEVVSASGRVTPYDRLLIATGSDPFIIPVPGHKLPGVITFRDLDDVDKMLTAAEAGGHAVVIGGGLLGLEAAHGLSLRGMQVTVLHLMPTLMERQLDEAAGFLLRNELERRGQTIITQADTAEITGNSHVTGVKLKDGTEISADLVVMAVGIKPSVNLAKQAELEVERGIVVDDDMVTSDPAILAVGECVQHRGACYGLVAPLWEMCRALADFMTSTPSGYAGSVTATKLKVSGIDLFSAGDFSGGDDAEDIVMRDASRGIYKRVVVKGDKLIGAVLYGDTADGSWYFDLLKREEDISDIREALIFGQAFASGGATLDPDSAVAALSPDAEICGCNGVTKGQVVACIDAGANDLDSVRASCKASASCGSCTGLVEGLLSISLGEDYGGARTVTPMCQCTSFTHEDVRRNILEKELKSIPQVMQELHWTTPDGCASCRPALNYYLLCAWPTEHEEDPQSRFVNERMHANIQKDGTYSVVPRMWGGITTPNELRAIADAADKYEARLVKVTGGQRLDIFGIKKEDLPAIWADLNAAGMVSGHAYGKALRTVKTCVGSEWCRFGTQDSTGLGIKAEQMTWGSWMPHKFKIAVSGCPRNCAEASIKDLGIICVDSGYELSVGGNGGIHLRGTDFLCKVETEEAALEYIAAFIQLYREEARYLDRTAPWVERVGMDYIKGRIVEDEAGRKELQKRFLFAQSVHQKDPWAERVGGAESHLHKHIAEIRPFTVLEPA from the coding sequence ATGAACGCACCGGTTACTTTGAAAGACAAGCAGGGACATGCTTCCCCTGATGAGCGCGAACGGCTTGTCGTCATCGGCAATGGCATGGCAGGCTGCCGCGCAGTGGAGGAAATTCTCGCCCGCGACGCGGACCGCTACGCCATCACCATTTTCGGTGCGGAACCGCGGGTCAACTATGACCGGATCATGCTGTCCCCGGTTCTGGCAGGCGACAAGAGCTTTGAAGAAATCATCATCAATGATCAAAGCTGGTATGATGATAATGGTATAGAACTGGTCAGCGGCGATGCGATCATCGCGATCAAGCGCGACGCGAAGGAGGTGGTCAGTGCCTCGGGCCGGGTGACCCCTTATGATCGTCTGCTGATCGCGACGGGATCCGATCCGTTCATCATTCCGGTGCCGGGCCACAAGCTGCCGGGAGTTATCACCTTTCGCGATCTGGACGATGTCGACAAGATGCTGACGGCGGCAGAAGCTGGCGGCCATGCCGTCGTGATCGGGGGCGGCCTGCTGGGACTGGAAGCGGCGCACGGCCTCTCCCTGCGCGGGATGCAGGTCACCGTATTGCATCTGATGCCGACGCTGATGGAGCGGCAACTGGATGAAGCGGCAGGTTTCCTGTTGCGCAACGAACTCGAACGGCGCGGTCAAACCATCATTACCCAGGCCGATACCGCCGAGATAACCGGGAATAGCCATGTCACCGGGGTGAAACTTAAGGACGGTACCGAAATCAGCGCAGATCTTGTCGTCATGGCGGTCGGGATCAAGCCATCAGTCAATCTCGCCAAACAGGCGGAACTGGAAGTCGAGCGCGGCATCGTCGTCGATGACGATATGGTAACCAGCGATCCGGCGATACTGGCGGTCGGAGAATGCGTTCAGCATCGCGGCGCCTGCTACGGACTGGTGGCGCCGCTCTGGGAAATGTGCCGCGCCCTGGCAGATTTCATGACCAGCACTCCTAGCGGATATGCCGGTTCGGTCACCGCGACCAAGCTGAAGGTCTCCGGAATCGATCTATTCTCGGCCGGTGATTTTTCCGGCGGCGACGACGCCGAAGACATAGTCATGCGTGACGCTTCCCGCGGGATTTACAAACGGGTGGTGGTGAAGGGAGACAAGCTGATTGGAGCCGTTCTGTACGGAGATACGGCAGATGGCAGCTGGTATTTCGATCTTCTGAAACGCGAGGAAGACATATCGGATATTCGCGAAGCGCTGATTTTCGGTCAGGCTTTTGCTTCGGGAGGGGCCACGCTGGACCCTGACAGCGCCGTTGCAGCATTGTCCCCCGACGCAGAAATCTGCGGCTGCAACGGCGTTACCAAGGGACAGGTGGTCGCATGCATCGATGCTGGTGCCAATGACCTCGACAGCGTTCGCGCCAGTTGCAAGGCATCCGCCAGCTGCGGTTCCTGCACCGGCCTGGTTGAAGGCCTGCTGAGTATCTCGCTGGGCGAAGACTATGGAGGCGCCCGAACGGTCACGCCGATGTGCCAATGCACCAGCTTCACCCACGAAGATGTCCGGCGCAACATTCTCGAAAAAGAGCTGAAATCCATTCCGCAGGTGATGCAGGAGCTGCACTGGACGACGCCGGACGGCTGCGCTTCCTGCCGTCCTGCACTCAACTATTATCTGCTGTGCGCCTGGCCCACGGAGCATGAGGAAGACCCGCAAAGCCGGTTTGTCAACGAACGGATGCATGCCAATATCCAGAAAGACGGCACCTACTCGGTGGTTCCCAGAATGTGGGGCGGGATAACCACGCCGAACGAGCTGCGGGCGATTGCCGACGCGGCCGACAAATATGAAGCGCGGCTGGTGAAGGTCACCGGCGGCCAGCGGCTCGATATTTTCGGCATCAAGAAAGAAGATTTACCGGCGATCTGGGCGGATCTCAACGCCGCTGGCATGGTGTCCGGCCATGCTTATGGCAAGGCGCTGCGCACGGTGAAAACCTGCGTCGGCAGCGAATGGTGCCGCTTTGGCACGCAGGATTCAACAGGTCTGGGCATCAAGGCCGAACAGATGACCTGGGGCAGCTGGATGCCGCATAAATTCAAGATCGCCGTATCGGGCTGTCCGCGCAATTGTGCGGAGGCATCAATCAAGGACCTCGGCATAATCTGTGTCGACAGCGGCTATGAACTGAGCGTTGGCGGCAATGGCGGGATTCACCTGCGTGGCACCGATTTCCTGTGCAAGGTCGAGACCGAAGAGGCTGCGCTGGAATATATCGCGGCCTTCATCCAGCTCTACCGCGAAGAAGCGCGCTATCTCGACCGGACGGCACCCTGGGTGGAGAGGGTCGGCATGGACTATATCAAGGGTCGTATCGTGGAAGACGAGGCAGGTCGCAAGGAATTGCAGAAACGATTTCTGTTCGCCCAGTCGGTGCATCAGAAGGATCCCTGGGCGGAACGTGTCGGGGGCGCGGAAAGCCACTTGCACAAGCATATTGCTGAAATCCGGCCCTTTACTGTGCTGGAGCCGGCATGA
- the nirD gene encoding nitrite reductase small subunit NirD gives MVDAKWIDIGPVEQLPALGARTLPVQGGQEIVIFRTATGGIYALANKCPHKGGPLSQGMVHDTSVTCPLHNWRISLLTGEALGEDKGCVPVIPVKIDAGRIYIDRTAALAGAV, from the coding sequence ATGGTGGATGCAAAATGGATCGATATCGGACCGGTCGAGCAATTGCCTGCGCTCGGCGCGCGAACCCTGCCGGTACAAGGTGGTCAGGAGATTGTAATATTCCGCACTGCCACCGGCGGCATATATGCACTCGCCAACAAATGCCCGCACAAGGGCGGGCCGCTGAGCCAGGGCATGGTTCACGACACGAGTGTTACCTGCCCCTTGCACAACTGGCGCATTTCCCTGCTGACAGGCGAGGCGTTGGGTGAAGACAAGGGATGCGTTCCGGTCATTCCGGTAAAAATTGACGCCGGGCGGATTTACATCGACCGAACAGCCGCTTTGGCCGGGGCCGTGTGA
- a CDS encoding nitrate reductase translates to MTKICTTCPYCGVGCGIKAEITGDREIIIKGDKEHPANFGRLCSKGTHLAETVGLEGRLLYPEIGGARTEWGTALDLVARRFADTVRTYGPDSVAFYVSGQLLTEDYYVANKLMKGFIGSANIDTNSRLCMASAVAAHVRAFGEDVVPCSYDDLEAADLILLVGSNTAWCHPVIWQRIEKARAEHGTKLVVIDPRRTETAECADLHLPIALDGDVSLFNALLAEIRNRGLLDEEYLRAHVAMPTGFWNGLSGDPAAAGIDPALFDQLADMVAAHPKMVTLFSQGANQSAGGTDKGNAIINLHLATGRIGKPGMGPFSITGQPNAMGGREVGGLASMLAAHMGFSEAECDTAQTFWGSPTIARKAGRKAVDMFRDVHEGKIKAIWIMATNPAVSMPDADYVREALQGCDFVVVSDVIAENDTTAFADVKLPALAWGEKDGTVTNSERVISRQRPLFKPPGEAKADWWIIQEVARRMGFGDSFVFDSPAAVFREYAAQTGFRNDGQRKLDMSEWAGISDREYDDWAPKTWGGRSPFADGKFSAPDGKANLVAVAAPVPAPVDRAFPLRLNTGRYRDQWHTMTRTGLSPRLSQHRREALVEIHPYDARKRGLGNGSLARIATPQGESIFRIEITEAQRKGEIFVPMHWTDRMSSGGRANRLPDQTVDPISGQPAFKNSCCNIEAVEPEWRAFLVSNERPALPALLYWSGARIAGGWLTELAGEGTIDVDGLLPPGDRIEAVDMKRGMRRIAVRDDEGKLAAALFVTRSGQLPSRDWIAGQLVSDERADAPSLLAARPKVPRPDKGAIICVCFDVGVKQIVSAIASQSLLSVEDVGAALNAGTNCGSCRSALARLLADTQEPNLEAAE, encoded by the coding sequence GTGACAAAGATTTGCACCACTTGCCCCTATTGCGGCGTTGGTTGCGGTATCAAGGCCGAAATCACCGGTGATCGCGAGATTATAATCAAGGGTGACAAGGAGCATCCGGCGAATTTCGGGCGACTTTGTTCGAAAGGCACGCACCTGGCCGAAACGGTCGGTCTGGAAGGACGGCTGCTCTATCCGGAAATTGGCGGCGCGCGCACGGAGTGGGGAACGGCTCTCGATCTGGTGGCAAGGCGCTTTGCCGATACCGTTCGCACATATGGTCCGGACAGTGTCGCATTCTACGTCTCCGGTCAGTTGCTAACCGAAGATTATTATGTCGCCAACAAGCTGATGAAAGGCTTTATCGGCAGCGCCAATATCGACACGAACAGTCGCCTCTGCATGGCCAGCGCTGTTGCGGCTCATGTCCGCGCCTTTGGCGAGGACGTGGTGCCTTGCAGTTATGATGATCTGGAAGCCGCGGATCTGATCCTGTTGGTCGGATCGAACACCGCCTGGTGTCATCCGGTGATCTGGCAAAGGATCGAAAAGGCGCGCGCCGAACATGGCACGAAACTGGTCGTTATCGACCCGCGTCGGACGGAAACAGCAGAATGCGCCGATCTGCACCTGCCGATCGCTCTCGACGGTGACGTCTCCTTGTTCAATGCCTTGCTGGCCGAGATCAGGAACCGGGGGTTGCTGGATGAAGAATATCTGCGCGCTCATGTAGCGATGCCGACAGGATTCTGGAACGGATTATCCGGCGATCCGGCAGCAGCGGGTATCGATCCGGCATTGTTCGATCAGCTTGCGGATATGGTCGCCGCTCATCCCAAAATGGTCACTCTGTTCAGCCAGGGCGCAAATCAATCCGCCGGCGGCACAGACAAGGGCAATGCGATCATCAACCTGCACCTAGCGACTGGCAGGATTGGCAAGCCCGGCATGGGGCCTTTTTCGATCACCGGCCAGCCCAACGCCATGGGCGGGCGCGAGGTTGGCGGGCTGGCATCTATGCTGGCCGCACATATGGGCTTTTCCGAAGCGGAATGCGATACCGCGCAAACATTCTGGGGCAGCCCGACAATCGCGCGCAAGGCAGGCCGCAAGGCGGTGGACATGTTCCGAGATGTGCACGAAGGAAAAATCAAGGCAATCTGGATAATGGCCACCAATCCGGCCGTCTCGATGCCGGATGCAGATTATGTCCGCGAGGCATTGCAAGGCTGCGATTTCGTTGTGGTGTCCGACGTCATCGCCGAAAACGACACGACCGCTTTTGCCGACGTAAAACTGCCGGCGCTCGCATGGGGTGAAAAGGACGGCACTGTCACCAACAGCGAGCGGGTTATCAGTCGTCAGCGTCCATTGTTCAAGCCTCCGGGAGAGGCGAAAGCCGACTGGTGGATAATCCAGGAGGTCGCTCGCCGCATGGGATTTGGCGACTCATTCGTGTTCGATAGTCCGGCGGCTGTCTTCCGTGAATATGCCGCCCAGACCGGATTTCGCAATGATGGCCAGCGCAAGCTGGATATGTCCGAATGGGCCGGCATCAGCGATCGCGAATATGATGATTGGGCACCAAAGACCTGGGGTGGTCGTTCCCCTTTTGCCGATGGGAAATTCAGCGCGCCCGATGGCAAGGCAAACCTGGTTGCTGTTGCGGCTCCCGTTCCAGCACCGGTTGATCGGGCATTCCCGCTGCGTCTCAACACCGGACGCTATCGCGATCAATGGCACACGATGACTCGCACGGGTCTCAGTCCGCGATTGTCACAGCACCGCCGCGAAGCGCTGGTCGAGATTCATCCGTATGACGCCCGGAAACGTGGCCTGGGTAACGGCAGTCTGGCACGGATTGCAACCCCGCAAGGCGAGAGCATCTTTCGCATTGAAATTACCGAAGCCCAACGCAAAGGCGAAATTTTCGTGCCGATGCACTGGACCGACCGGATGAGCAGCGGCGGCCGTGCGAACCGTCTGCCCGATCAGACGGTCGACCCAATATCCGGCCAACCGGCTTTCAAAAACAGTTGCTGCAATATCGAGGCCGTCGAACCGGAATGGCGAGCATTTCTGGTGAGCAACGAGCGACCGGCATTGCCGGCTCTGCTCTACTGGTCTGGTGCGCGTATTGCCGGCGGCTGGCTCACCGAATTGGCTGGCGAAGGCACTATTGACGTTGACGGTCTGCTGCCTCCTGGCGATCGCATCGAGGCCGTGGACATGAAACGCGGGATGCGCCGGATCGCTGTACGCGATGACGAGGGCAAACTGGCGGCCGCGCTTTTCGTAACCCGCAGCGGACAGCTGCCTTCGCGCGACTGGATCGCGGGTCAGTTAGTCAGCGATGAACGGGCTGATGCTCCATCCTTGCTCGCAGCACGCCCGAAAGTCCCCCGGCCGGACAAGGGGGCGATCATCTGCGTCTGCTTCGATGTCGGCGTCAAACAGATAGTCAGCGCCATTGCCAGCCAGTCTTTACTCAGCGTCGAGGATGTCGGCGCAGCGCTGAACGCCGGGACCAATTGCGGCAGTTGCCGATCCGCGCTGGCCAGGCTGCTGGCGGACACTCAGGAACCGAATTTGGAGGCCGCTGAATGA
- the cobA gene encoding uroporphyrinogen-III C-methyltransferase, producing MSDTVIPPGAVWLVGAGPGDPDLLTRKAEKLIGAASIIFYDALVGKAVLELAPRSARLVPVGKRSGRHSKDQRSINDMLVDAVKAGESVVRLKGGDVGIFGRATEEMDALAAHGIAYHICPGITAASAAAASAGMSLTLRGLARKLVLVTAHAKAGEELDLDWQALADPKATLAIYMGKAAAATISRQLIEAGLPADTPVLLTENASLPEESQFSTRLDLLALSAKSALGAGPALMLIGEAVRQRRAVQSSHRQASHRNERRPVVD from the coding sequence ATGAGCGATACTGTCATCCCGCCAGGGGCCGTATGGCTGGTCGGTGCCGGGCCCGGCGATCCGGACCTGCTGACCCGCAAGGCCGAGAAACTGATCGGCGCTGCCAGCATCATTTTTTATGATGCGCTTGTCGGAAAAGCCGTGCTGGAACTGGCACCGCGCTCCGCAAGGCTCGTTCCGGTCGGCAAACGGTCCGGTCGCCATTCCAAGGACCAGCGCAGCATCAACGACATGTTGGTTGACGCGGTAAAAGCCGGAGAAAGCGTGGTCAGACTGAAAGGCGGTGATGTAGGGATATTTGGCCGCGCGACCGAGGAAATGGATGCGCTGGCCGCCCACGGCATTGCCTACCACATCTGCCCCGGCATAACCGCCGCGTCGGCGGCTGCTGCGAGCGCAGGCATGTCGCTTACCTTGCGCGGTCTGGCCCGCAAGCTTGTATTGGTCACCGCTCACGCAAAAGCGGGCGAAGAGCTCGATCTTGATTGGCAGGCACTCGCAGATCCCAAGGCAACGCTCGCTATCTATATGGGTAAAGCGGCAGCGGCGACGATTTCACGCCAGCTTATCGAAGCCGGCTTGCCCGCAGACACACCCGTGCTTCTGACAGAAAACGCCAGCCTGCCCGAAGAAAGTCAATTCAGCACACGCCTTGATCTGTTGGCACTTTCAGCGAAATCGGCCCTGGGCGCAGGTCCTGCCCTGATGCTGATCGGCGAAGCGGTGAGGCAGCGGCGAGCGGTTCAATCTTCTCATAGACAGGCCAGCCACCGAAACGAGCGCCGTCCTGTCGTTGACTGA
- a CDS encoding TetR/AcrR family transcriptional regulator, with translation MKRGSGQRQAEKGAILRAQVLDAAIDCLAEMPYSEISMGVIAERAGVSRGGMQYHFPTRLDVLGATVEHLHHKRLEIFRKDLTSINPDTDAVDHIVESHWRHLNEREFRAYQELILVARSEPELANLLSASYSAFISKWHDIAHELIGWQAEDPETARSGNIAHYLLEGMAYGQIGGQISDREIQEILDYTKQIMRSQMRK, from the coding sequence ATGAAGCGTGGGAGCGGCCAGAGGCAGGCAGAAAAGGGCGCAATATTAAGGGCCCAGGTTCTGGATGCGGCGATCGATTGCCTGGCGGAAATGCCTTATTCCGAAATTTCCATGGGGGTCATCGCCGAGCGGGCCGGCGTATCCCGCGGAGGGATGCAATATCATTTTCCGACAAGGCTGGACGTACTGGGCGCGACGGTCGAACATCTCCACCACAAACGACTGGAGATATTCCGGAAAGACCTTACCAGCATCAATCCCGATACGGACGCGGTCGACCATATCGTCGAATCGCACTGGCGGCATCTGAACGAGCGGGAATTTCGCGCCTATCAGGAATTGATCCTTGTCGCCCGTTCCGAACCGGAACTGGCGAACCTCCTGTCCGCGAGCTACTCCGCTTTCATCAGCAAGTGGCATGATATCGCGCACGAACTGATCGGATGGCAGGCTGAAGACCCCGAGACCGCCCGCAGCGGCAATATCGCTCATTATCTTCTGGAGGGCATGGCATATGGCCAGATCGGCGGCCAGATTTCCGACCGGGAAATCCAGGAGATTCTGGACTATACCAAGCAGATCATGCGCAGCCAGATGAGAAAATGA
- a CDS encoding TonB-dependent receptor gives MKTRRELALATAMGFALSANATAYAQEQATNSSPDQDGYASAPIIVTAQRRDQVLADVPQAVQAIGGEALQSMGVEQLQDVIALVPSATVGSTISVGSNTFQIRGVAASETDGDATVGFYLDNFAFSMPGRPYAPATDFYDLDRVEILRGPSGTLYGLGSLGGTIKVLTNDPDMYDAELATRMTANVTSGGEPGGGADAMVNVPISDGKLALRGVVSYKTIGGFADNIATGKDDANDANSFSARVKLRAEPNERLMIQLAAWHNRSNQDFSNRITTTEPPILNQTFGIANSRYTLFTGDISYDFDFATLLSTTGYIKNTVVVNNGGFIPGIGDFASFWPLETKNFNQDLRLASNGNGPLSWIVGFFYQDGKTKGGQSVQLPDFPTAGQLGLATFNDNTLKSEAWAVYGDATYSMLDGLLDVTIGGRYYEEKRVFDENSSITLVEAGIVVPTVGVDRAKSNTFNPRFNISLHPSDDGMIYAEVAKGFRSGAITSTSIVAGANGALGTNFDNSSPPDSLWNYEAGAKWSFGEMDVSLSGYYFDWAGAQIELSPTLQTIVVPIGDVKGKGLDAEITWRTPLQGLTLQAAGNINETELENVTPEVAAALPWLSNGSQLPGTAEKTVSATASYVGDLGNGWDLKINGRYSYRSRQQSVFNGVYAPWNGIGSARIGVAKDDFEFSIFSNNIGNSDRPISRPGGQNQVPYPRTFGISLEKRF, from the coding sequence ATGAAAACGAGACGTGAACTGGCGTTGGCAACTGCAATGGGCTTTGCACTTTCCGCAAATGCGACAGCCTATGCCCAGGAGCAAGCTACCAATAGCAGCCCGGACCAGGATGGATATGCGTCTGCCCCCATCATTGTTACCGCCCAGCGCCGGGACCAGGTTCTGGCTGATGTTCCGCAGGCCGTTCAGGCAATCGGCGGCGAGGCTCTCCAGAGCATGGGCGTCGAGCAACTGCAGGATGTGATTGCTCTGGTACCAAGTGCGACCGTGGGCTCTACGATTTCTGTGGGATCCAACACCTTCCAGATCCGCGGGGTTGCTGCGTCCGAAACCGACGGCGATGCAACGGTTGGCTTCTATCTCGACAATTTTGCTTTTTCCATGCCGGGGCGCCCCTACGCGCCGGCAACCGATTTCTATGATCTGGACCGGGTGGAAATATTACGCGGACCTTCAGGGACATTATACGGTCTGGGTTCACTGGGCGGAACGATCAAGGTCCTGACCAACGATCCCGACATGTACGACGCAGAGCTGGCCACTCGGATGACGGCAAATGTGACCAGCGGAGGCGAACCCGGGGGCGGCGCGGACGCGATGGTCAATGTTCCGATTTCGGACGGTAAGCTGGCATTGCGTGGTGTGGTTTCCTACAAGACCATCGGCGGGTTTGCCGACAATATCGCCACCGGCAAGGACGATGCAAATGACGCCAACAGTTTCTCGGCCCGAGTGAAGTTACGGGCAGAGCCAAACGAAAGGCTGATGATCCAGCTGGCTGCCTGGCACAATCGCTCCAATCAGGACTTTTCCAACCGTATCACCACCACCGAACCGCCGATCCTCAATCAGACCTTCGGTATCGCAAATTCGCGCTATACATTGTTCACCGGCGACATCAGCTATGATTTTGATTTTGCAACCTTGCTCTCGACAACCGGCTATATCAAGAACACGGTTGTCGTGAATAACGGCGGTTTCATACCGGGAATCGGCGACTTTGCGAGCTTCTGGCCACTCGAGACGAAGAATTTCAATCAGGATCTGCGGCTGGCTTCTAACGGCAACGGCCCGCTGTCCTGGATCGTCGGCTTCTTTTATCAGGATGGTAAAACCAAGGGTGGGCAGAGCGTCCAGCTGCCTGATTTCCCGACGGCGGGGCAACTCGGACTGGCGACCTTTAACGACAATACGCTGAAATCCGAAGCGTGGGCCGTTTATGGCGATGCAACCTATAGCATGCTGGACGGCTTGCTCGATGTCACGATCGGCGGGCGATATTATGAGGAAAAGCGTGTTTTTGACGAGAACAGCTCGATCACATTGGTTGAAGCCGGCATCGTGGTTCCGACCGTCGGAGTCGACCGGGCGAAGAGCAATACCTTCAACCCGCGCTTCAATATTTCCCTGCATCCGTCTGATGACGGAATGATCTACGCAGAGGTCGCCAAGGGATTCCGCTCCGGCGCAATCACGTCCACCTCGATCGTGGCGGGGGCCAATGGCGCTTTGGGTACCAACTTCGACAACAGTTCGCCTCCCGACAGCCTGTGGAATTATGAAGCCGGTGCTAAATGGTCATTCGGAGAGATGGATGTGTCGCTTTCTGGCTATTATTTCGACTGGGCCGGTGCGCAGATTGAATTGTCTCCCACGTTGCAAACGATCGTCGTTCCGATCGGTGATGTGAAGGGCAAGGGTCTTGATGCCGAGATCACCTGGCGCACGCCTCTGCAGGGACTGACACTACAGGCTGCAGGCAATATCAACGAGACCGAGCTGGAAAATGTTACGCCTGAAGTGGCTGCTGCCCTGCCCTGGCTGTCCAATGGCAGTCAGTTGCCCGGTACCGCCGAGAAAACCGTTTCGGCCACCGCAAGCTATGTGGGTGATCTTGGCAATGGCTGGGATCTGAAGATCAACGGGCGCTATTCCTACCGGTCGCGTCAGCAGAGCGTATTCAACGGCGTTTATGCACCCTGGAACGGTATCGGCTCCGCTCGTATCGGCGTTGCCAAGGACGATTTCGAATTTTCGATCTTCTCCAACAATATCGGCAATTCGGATCGCCCCATCTCCCGTCCCGGGGGCCAGAACCAGGTGCCCTATCCGCGCACCTTCGGTATTTCGCTCGAAAAGCGCTTTTGA